In Candidatus Binatia bacterium, the following proteins share a genomic window:
- a CDS encoding glucosidase, whose translation MTPPAEAPDPGVGAGAELARLREDERRLRNWKRWGTYLSERQWGTVREDYSPHGTAWTYLPHDHARSRAYRWGEDGLAGFCDRHQYVCFAIALWNERDPILKERLFGLDNEDGNHGEDVKELYFYLDATPTHSYARMLYKYPQRAFPYAQLVEENRRRGRELPEYEITDTGVFDDGRYFDVEVEYAKATPEDILVRVTVTNRGPDPAPLHLLPTVWFRNTWSWGLDPRRPVIRAQRATEAAAALEVEHEYYGRRWLAVDRRGETLFTDNESNARRLWGIENASAHVKDAFHDYVVHGVRDAVSPLGRGTKAAFHHVLHLAAGESRTVKLRLSDDPSMPDATDALRDEHDRIFAQRRAEADEFHAGLATSTLDAASRTVMRQAIAGLLWSKQFYHYEVDRWLAGDPEGPPPPASRRDGRNADWTHLYNADVVSMPDKWEYPWYAAWDLAFHCIPLALVDPAFAKEQLLLLLREWYMHPNGQLPAYEWSFSDVNPPVHAWAAWRVYKIEAKRRGGVGDRAFLERVFHKLLLNFTWWVNRKDAQGRNVFQGGFLGLDNIGVFDRSKPLPTGGVIEQSDATSWMGMYCLNMLTIALELARENRAYEDVASKFFEHFVYICHAMNNLGGNGVELWDCEDGFFYDVLSLPDGRRLPLKVRSLVGLIPLYGVETLDSELIDRLPAFKRRMQWFIEHRPELGDHVETCTKPDLRVLRLLALVGRERLVGVLRYMLDEEEFLSPYGVRALSRHHLRHPYELTVDGTVHRVDYEPGDSRCGLFGGNSNWRGPVWLPVNFLLIEALQRYHYFYGDDLEVECPTGSGVRMHLGEVAAELTRRLVRLFLPDEAGVRPCLREMSIFRRDPSFADLVLFHEFFHGETGAGLGASHQTGWTALIAKLIQQGGG comes from the coding sequence GTGACGCCCCCTGCGGAGGCCCCTGACCCCGGCGTCGGCGCCGGCGCGGAGCTCGCGCGGCTCCGCGAGGACGAACGACGGCTGCGCAACTGGAAGCGCTGGGGGACCTATCTCAGCGAGCGTCAGTGGGGCACGGTGCGCGAGGACTACAGCCCGCACGGCACCGCCTGGACCTACCTGCCGCACGACCACGCGCGCTCGCGCGCCTACCGCTGGGGTGAGGACGGGCTCGCCGGCTTCTGCGACCGCCACCAGTACGTCTGCTTCGCGATCGCGCTGTGGAACGAGCGCGATCCGATCCTCAAGGAGCGCCTCTTCGGCCTCGACAACGAGGACGGCAACCACGGCGAGGACGTCAAGGAGCTGTACTTCTACCTCGACGCGACGCCGACGCATTCCTACGCGCGCATGCTCTACAAGTACCCGCAGCGCGCCTTTCCCTACGCGCAGCTCGTCGAGGAGAACCGTCGGCGCGGGCGCGAGCTTCCCGAGTACGAGATCACCGACACCGGCGTGTTCGACGACGGCCGCTACTTCGACGTCGAGGTCGAGTACGCGAAGGCGACGCCCGAGGACATCCTCGTCCGCGTCACCGTCACGAACCGCGGACCCGACCCGGCGCCGCTCCACCTGCTGCCGACCGTCTGGTTCCGCAACACGTGGTCGTGGGGGCTCGATCCGCGGCGGCCGGTGATCCGCGCGCAGCGCGCGACCGAGGCTGCCGCCGCGCTCGAGGTCGAGCACGAGTACTACGGACGGCGCTGGCTCGCCGTCGACAGGCGCGGCGAGACGCTGTTCACCGACAACGAGAGCAACGCGCGCCGGCTCTGGGGCATCGAGAACGCGTCCGCGCACGTGAAGGACGCCTTTCACGACTACGTCGTACACGGGGTGCGCGATGCGGTGAGCCCGCTCGGCCGCGGCACCAAGGCGGCCTTCCACCACGTCCTGCATCTCGCCGCGGGCGAGTCGCGCACCGTCAAGCTACGATTGTCCGACGACCCCTCGATGCCCGACGCCACCGACGCGCTCCGTGACGAGCACGATCGCATCTTCGCCCAGCGCCGCGCCGAGGCCGACGAGTTCCACGCCGGGCTCGCAACGTCGACGCTCGACGCCGCGTCGCGCACCGTGATGCGTCAAGCCATCGCCGGGCTGCTGTGGAGCAAGCAGTTCTACCACTACGAGGTCGATCGCTGGCTCGCGGGCGACCCGGAGGGACCGCCGCCGCCCGCGTCACGGCGCGACGGGCGCAACGCCGACTGGACGCACCTCTACAACGCCGACGTCGTCTCGATGCCCGACAAGTGGGAGTACCCCTGGTACGCGGCGTGGGACCTCGCCTTCCACTGCATCCCGCTCGCGCTCGTCGACCCGGCGTTCGCGAAGGAGCAGCTCCTCCTGCTCCTTCGCGAGTGGTACATGCACCCGAACGGCCAGCTCCCCGCCTACGAGTGGAGCTTCTCCGACGTGAACCCGCCCGTGCACGCGTGGGCGGCGTGGCGGGTCTACAAGATCGAGGCGAAGCGGCGCGGCGGCGTGGGCGACCGCGCCTTTCTCGAGCGCGTCTTTCACAAGCTGCTGCTCAACTTCACCTGGTGGGTGAACCGCAAGGACGCGCAGGGCCGCAACGTCTTCCAGGGCGGCTTCCTCGGCCTCGACAACATCGGCGTCTTCGACCGCTCGAAGCCGCTGCCGACCGGCGGCGTCATCGAGCAGAGCGACGCGACGAGCTGGATGGGCATGTACTGCCTCAACATGCTCACGATCGCGCTCGAGCTCGCGCGCGAGAACCGCGCGTACGAGGACGTCGCGAGCAAGTTCTTCGAGCACTTCGTCTACATCTGCCACGCGATGAACAACCTCGGCGGCAACGGCGTCGAGCTCTGGGACTGCGAGGACGGCTTCTTTTACGACGTGCTGTCACTGCCCGACGGACGCCGGCTGCCGCTCAAGGTCCGCTCGCTGGTCGGGCTGATCCCGCTCTACGGCGTCGAGACGCTCGACTCGGAGCTGATCGACCGCCTGCCGGCATTCAAGCGGCGCATGCAGTGGTTCATCGAGCACCGCCCCGAGCTCGGCGACCACGTCGAGACCTGCACCAAGCCCGACCTGCGCGTGCTGCGTCTGCTCGCGCTGGTCGGACGCGAGCGACTCGTGGGCGTGCTGCGCTACATGCTCGACGAGGAGGAGTTCCTGTCGCCGTACGGCGTGCGCGCGCTGTCGCGCCACCACCTCCGACATCCCTACGAGCTCACCGTCGACGGCACCGTGCACCGCGTCGACTACGAGCCCGGCGACTCGCGCTGTGGCCTCTTCGGCGGCAACTCGAACTGGCGCGGGCCGGTGTGGCTACCGGTGAACTTCCTGCTGATCGAGGCGCTGCAGCGCTACCACTACTTCTACGGCGACGACCTCGAGGTCGAGTGCCCGACCGGCTCCGGCGTCCGCATGCACCTCGGCGAGGTCGCGGCGGAGCTCACGCGCCGGCTGGTGCGCCTCTTCCTGCCCGACGAGGCCGGCGTGCGTCCCTGCCTGCGCGAGATGTCGATCTTCCGCAGGGACCCGAGCTTCGCCGACCTCGTGCTCTTCCACGAGTTCTTCCACGGCGAAACCGGCGCCGGCCTCGGCGCGAGCCACCAGACGGGCTGGACGGCGCTGATCGCGAAGCTGATCCAGCAGGGCGGCGGCTGA